The Bacteroidota bacterium genome window below encodes:
- a CDS encoding DUF2007 domain-containing protein, giving the protein MKHEDNSYAVTVFESGHEGLIALAKSMLDEANIEYSVKGEGVENLMGVGVMGTGFNPITGAIQIQVLEDNAAQARELLKDLKESDV; this is encoded by the coding sequence ATGAAACACGAAGATAACAGCTATGCAGTAACAGTTTTTGAAAGCGGTCATGAAGGATTGATTGCGCTGGCAAAATCAATGCTTGATGAAGCAAACATTGAGTACAGTGTTAAAGGCGAAGGCGTTGAAAATCTTATGGGAGTCGGTGTTATGGGTACAGGTTTTAATCCTATCACAGGCGCTATTCAGATTCAGGTGCTTGAAGATAACGCTGCACAGGCACGCGAGCTTTTAAAAGATTTAAAAGAATCGGATGTCTGA